One Caulobacter segnis genomic window carries:
- a CDS encoding TetR/AcrR family transcriptional regulator codes for MRTPKTRSPRKPKGQGAERREEILDAAQSLFAQKGVHAVSTRQIAEIAGISQPALYAYFATKDDIAAELCVRAFAILGQRMADARVDYTPTPEAFERCLRVYIDFGLDHPDAYRVAFMLEKSVDGSFLEKTGDRPMIAGKQVFHVFVEMVGELHARGQMAGDDVMAATQALWAGLHGLVSLLIARPEFPWVEREQLIATHVAMLRRGALK; via the coding sequence ATGCGTACGCCCAAGACCCGCTCGCCGCGTAAGCCCAAGGGGCAGGGCGCCGAGCGCCGCGAGGAGATCCTCGACGCCGCCCAGAGCCTGTTCGCCCAGAAGGGCGTGCACGCCGTCTCGACTCGCCAGATCGCGGAGATCGCCGGCATTTCGCAGCCGGCCCTCTACGCCTATTTCGCCACCAAGGACGACATCGCCGCCGAGCTGTGCGTGCGGGCCTTCGCCATCCTGGGCCAGCGCATGGCCGACGCGCGGGTCGACTACACGCCCACGCCCGAGGCCTTCGAGCGCTGCCTGCGGGTGTATATCGATTTCGGCCTGGACCATCCCGACGCCTACCGCGTGGCCTTCATGCTGGAGAAGAGCGTCGACGGCAGCTTCCTGGAGAAGACCGGCGACCGGCCGATGATCGCCGGCAAGCAGGTCTTCCATGTCTTCGTCGAGATGGTCGGCGAGCTGCATGCGCGGGGCCAGATGGCCGGCGACGACGTCATGGCCGCGACCCAGGCGCTATGGGCCGGACTGCACGGCCTGGTCTCGCTGTTGATCGCCCGGCCGGAGTTCCCGTGGGTGGAGCGCGAGCAGTTGATCGCGACCCATGTGGCGATGCTGCGGCGTGGAGCGCTCAAGTAA
- a CDS encoding SDR family NAD(P)-dependent oxidoreductase — protein MSKTFDGKVVVVTGGASGIGLATAKRFSELGAAVYVTGRREAELAAAVKAIGGDVTGVQGDASKLADLDKLYDVIQQRHAHIDVLVPNAGGGSMLPLGAITEEHYEDIFGRNVKGVIFTVQKALPLLRDGGAIVLISSTTGVQGVGAFSVYSASKAAVRNLARGWTSDLKDRQIRVNVVSPGPVKTPGLVELAGEDKAAQQGLVDFMASQVPLGRVADPSEIAKAVTFLASSDASFIAGAELFVDGGMTQV, from the coding sequence ATGAGCAAGACTTTCGACGGTAAGGTGGTCGTGGTGACCGGCGGCGCCAGCGGCATCGGCCTGGCCACGGCCAAGCGCTTTTCCGAGCTGGGCGCCGCGGTCTACGTGACCGGCCGCCGCGAGGCCGAGCTGGCCGCCGCCGTGAAGGCGATCGGCGGCGACGTCACCGGCGTCCAGGGCGACGCCTCCAAGCTGGCCGACCTGGACAAGCTGTATGACGTGATCCAGCAGCGCCACGCCCATATCGACGTGCTGGTGCCCAACGCCGGCGGCGGCTCGATGCTGCCCCTGGGCGCGATCACCGAGGAGCACTACGAGGATATCTTCGGCCGCAACGTGAAGGGCGTGATCTTCACCGTCCAGAAGGCCCTGCCCCTGCTGCGCGACGGCGGCGCGATCGTGCTGATCAGCTCGACGACTGGCGTCCAGGGCGTGGGCGCCTTCAGCGTCTACAGCGCCAGCAAGGCGGCGGTGCGCAACCTGGCGCGCGGCTGGACCAGCGATCTCAAGGACCGCCAGATCCGCGTCAACGTCGTCTCGCCCGGACCGGTGAAGACGCCGGGCCTGGTCGAGCTGGCCGGCGAGGACAAGGCCGCCCAGCAGGGCCTGGTCGACTTCATGGCCAGCCAGGTGCCGCTGGGCCGCGTCGCCGACCCGTCCGAGATCGCCAAGGCGGTCACCTTCCTGGCGTCCAGCGACGCCAGCTTCATCGCCGGCGCCGAACTGTTCGTCGACGGCGGCATGACCCAGGTCTGA
- a CDS encoding phytoene desaturase family protein, with protein sequence MATTTTRDAVIIGGGHNGLVCAFYLAKAGLKVTVCEARGVVGGAAVTEEFHPGFRNSVASYTVSLLNPRVIADMGLRGYGLTFLERPISNFLPLSDDKYLKLGGGLERTQEEFRKYSRRDAEVLPAYYAMLDEIGDVLRDFAQETPPNLGDGLPGLLRALRQGGRLAMLSRERKRDLLDLFTKSARDVLDGWFESDAVKAAFGFDAVVGNFASPDTPGSAYVLLHHTFGEVNGKKGAWGHAVGGMGAITQAMAKACEAAGVEILLDAPVEAVHVDGDKAVGVQLIDGRQVMAPIISANVNPALLYKKLVPPSALTADFRKTVDGYKNGSGTFRMNVALSELPSFTCLPGRETAEHHQSGVVIAPSLDYMDAAYRDAKADGISKAPIVEMLIPSTIDTSLAPPGQHVASLFCQQFAPTLPNGRGWDDEREAAADLIIDTVERWAPGFKASVLGRTLLSPLDLERKFGLVGGDIMHGHMSLDQLWATRPFLGHASHRAPIHGLYMCGAGTHPGGGVSGNPGRNAAREILRDKDFATAVKLSVVGR encoded by the coding sequence ATGGCCACGACCACCACCCGCGACGCCGTGATCATCGGCGGGGGCCACAACGGCCTCGTCTGCGCCTTCTACCTGGCCAAGGCCGGGCTGAAGGTGACAGTCTGCGAGGCGCGGGGCGTGGTCGGCGGGGCGGCCGTGACCGAGGAGTTCCACCCCGGCTTCCGCAACTCCGTGGCCAGCTACACGGTCAGCCTGCTGAACCCACGCGTCATCGCCGACATGGGTCTGCGCGGCTATGGCCTGACCTTCCTGGAACGGCCGATCTCGAACTTCCTGCCGCTCAGCGACGACAAATATCTGAAGCTGGGCGGGGGGCTGGAGCGCACCCAGGAGGAATTCCGCAAGTACAGCCGCCGCGACGCCGAGGTGCTGCCGGCCTACTACGCCATGCTGGACGAGATCGGCGACGTGCTGCGCGACTTCGCCCAGGAGACGCCGCCGAACCTGGGCGACGGCCTGCCGGGCCTGCTGCGGGCCCTGCGCCAGGGCGGGCGGCTGGCCATGCTTTCCCGGGAGAGAAAGCGCGACCTGCTGGACCTGTTCACCAAGAGCGCCCGCGACGTGCTGGACGGCTGGTTCGAGAGCGACGCCGTCAAGGCCGCCTTCGGCTTCGACGCCGTGGTCGGCAACTTCGCCAGCCCCGACACCCCCGGCTCGGCCTATGTGCTGCTGCACCACACCTTCGGCGAGGTGAACGGCAAGAAGGGCGCCTGGGGCCACGCGGTCGGCGGCATGGGCGCGATCACCCAGGCCATGGCCAAGGCCTGCGAGGCCGCCGGGGTCGAGATCCTGCTCGACGCGCCGGTCGAGGCTGTCCACGTGGACGGCGACAAGGCCGTGGGCGTGCAGCTGATCGACGGTCGCCAGGTGATGGCCCCGATCATCAGCGCCAACGTCAATCCCGCCCTGCTCTACAAGAAACTGGTCCCACCCTCGGCCCTGACCGCCGACTTCCGCAAGACCGTCGACGGCTACAAGAACGGCTCGGGCACCTTCCGCATGAACGTGGCCCTGTCGGAGCTGCCCAGCTTCACCTGCCTGCCCGGCCGCGAGACCGCCGAGCATCACCAGTCGGGCGTCGTGATCGCGCCCAGCCTGGACTACATGGACGCCGCTTACCGCGATGCGAAGGCCGACGGGATCAGCAAGGCCCCGATCGTCGAGATGCTGATCCCCTCGACCATCGACACCTCGCTGGCCCCGCCTGGCCAGCACGTGGCCAGCCTGTTCTGCCAGCAGTTCGCCCCCACCCTGCCGAACGGCCGCGGCTGGGATGACGAGCGGGAGGCCGCCGCCGACCTGATCATCGACACGGTCGAGCGCTGGGCCCCCGGCTTCAAGGCCTCGGTGCTGGGCCGCACCCTGCTCTCGCCGCTGGACCTGGAGCGCAAGTTCGGCCTGGTCGGCGGCGACATCATGCACGGCCACATGTCGCTGGATCAGCTGTGGGCCACGCGCCCGTTCCTGGGCCACGCCAGCCACCGCGCCCCGATCCACGGCCTCTACATGTGCGGCGCCGGTACGCACCCCGGCGGCGGCGTCTCGGGCAATCCAGGCCGCAACGCCGCCCGCGAGATCCTGCGCGACAAGGACTTCGCCACGGCGGTCAAGCTGTCGGTGGTGGGGCGATGA
- a CDS encoding TetR/AcrR family transcriptional regulator, with protein MTTTDTREKILKAAQATVQAKGYNALSFRELAKEVGVKSASIHYYFPTKGDLGAELARRYTDTAVSHFERLISSPAPVALVFAEYVAVFRAALKNDNRMCLYGVMAAEYGDLPEEVRVAVDAFSQANVDWLARLLGPRHPELPPEDLRDRALAIFAAIEGAQLVARGRGDIRVFDQMVEAYGAAGLMPRPPSP; from the coding sequence ATGACCACCACCGACACCCGCGAGAAGATCCTGAAGGCCGCCCAGGCGACCGTGCAGGCCAAGGGCTACAACGCCCTGAGCTTCCGCGAGCTGGCCAAGGAGGTCGGCGTCAAGAGCGCCAGCATCCACTACTATTTCCCGACCAAGGGCGACCTGGGCGCGGAACTGGCGCGCCGCTACACGGATACCGCGGTGAGTCATTTCGAGCGGCTGATCTCGAGCCCCGCGCCGGTGGCGCTGGTCTTCGCCGAGTATGTCGCGGTGTTCCGCGCCGCGCTGAAGAACGACAACCGCATGTGCCTCTATGGCGTGATGGCCGCCGAATACGGCGACTTGCCCGAAGAGGTCCGCGTGGCGGTTGACGCCTTCAGCCAAGCCAATGTCGACTGGCTGGCGCGCCTGTTGGGGCCGCGCCATCCGGAGCTGCCGCCAGAGGACCTGCGCGACCGGGCTCTGGCCATTTTCGCAGCCATCGAGGGGGCGCAACTGGTGGCGCGCGGGCGGGGCGATATCCGGGTCTTCGACCAGATGGTGGAGGCCTATGGCGCGGCTGGCCTGATGCCCAGGCCCCCTTCGCCCTAA
- a CDS encoding aromatic ring-hydroxylating oxygenase subunit alpha: MTQIPNDDPQSDWGLPGWIYGSERFFREEQDRIFRPSWQIVCHLNDIPAAGDFHTFDFVGESLVVVRGKDGGVRAFANVCRHRGARLLDGPVGRCGRIVCPYHAWTYDLDGRLIGVPMRDDYPALDMAKQGLSRIETEIWRGFVFVRIEGEGPSVATMMAPYEDEVAPYRFEDLQPFGRVTLRPREVNWKNISDNYSDGLHIPVAHPGLTRLFGKGYGVEAKTFVDKMWGQLIDEPSDSPSERLYQDLLPDVEHLPADRKRLWTYFKLWPNFAFDIYPDQVDFMQFIPISAGKTMIREIAYALPDDRREMKAARYLNWRINRQVNAEDTELVARVQQGMASRTFTAGPLATSEVSLRSFGRKMRALIPESRLERPPEGW; the protein is encoded by the coding sequence ATGACCCAGATCCCCAACGACGACCCCCAATCCGACTGGGGCCTGCCGGGCTGGATCTATGGCAGCGAGCGCTTCTTCCGCGAGGAGCAGGACAGGATCTTCCGCCCGTCGTGGCAGATCGTCTGCCACCTGAACGACATCCCCGCGGCCGGCGACTTCCACACCTTCGACTTCGTGGGCGAGAGCCTGGTCGTCGTGCGCGGCAAGGACGGCGGCGTCCGCGCCTTCGCCAATGTCTGCCGCCACCGGGGCGCGCGGCTGCTGGACGGCCCCGTCGGCCGCTGCGGCCGGATCGTCTGTCCCTACCACGCCTGGACCTACGACCTGGACGGCCGGCTGATCGGCGTGCCGATGCGGGACGACTATCCGGCGCTGGACATGGCCAAGCAGGGACTGTCCCGGATCGAGACCGAGATCTGGCGCGGCTTCGTCTTCGTTCGGATCGAGGGCGAAGGCCCCTCGGTCGCCACCATGATGGCCCCCTACGAGGACGAGGTCGCTCCCTACCGCTTCGAGGACCTTCAACCGTTCGGCCGCGTCACCCTGCGGCCGCGCGAGGTGAACTGGAAGAACATCAGCGACAACTATTCGGACGGCCTGCACATCCCGGTGGCCCACCCCGGCCTGACGCGGCTGTTCGGCAAGGGCTACGGCGTCGAGGCCAAGACCTTCGTCGACAAGATGTGGGGCCAGCTGATCGACGAGCCCTCCGACAGCCCGTCCGAGCGCCTGTATCAGGACCTGCTGCCCGACGTCGAACACCTGCCGGCCGACCGCAAGCGGCTGTGGACCTATTTCAAGCTGTGGCCGAACTTCGCCTTCGACATCTATCCCGACCAGGTGGACTTCATGCAGTTCATCCCGATCTCGGCCGGCAAGACGATGATCCGCGAGATCGCCTACGCCCTGCCCGACGACCGCCGCGAGATGAAGGCGGCGCGGTATCTGAACTGGCGCATCAACCGCCAGGTCAACGCCGAGGACACCGAGCTGGTGGCGCGGGTGCAGCAGGGCATGGCCTCGCGCACCTTCACGGCCGGGCCGCTGGCGACCAGCGAAGTGTCGCTCCGGAGCTTCGGCCGCAAGATGCGGGCCCTGATCCCCGAGAGCCGGCTGGAGCGGCCGCCGGAGGGCTGGTGA
- a CDS encoding nuclear transport factor 2 family protein, producing the protein MTIEQLLIRNLHEVFGEGDPTRRRAAIEELYAEDAVFYGPGGEGHHGREAIDKIAGIIRASHPTFAYTETSPAQASHDAGRLSWVSGPAGEPPRYAGHDFILVRDGRIAAIYVFLDGEG; encoded by the coding sequence ATGACCATCGAACAGCTGCTGATCCGCAATCTGCACGAGGTGTTCGGCGAGGGCGATCCGACCCGCCGCCGGGCCGCGATCGAGGAGCTCTACGCCGAGGACGCGGTGTTCTACGGCCCGGGCGGCGAGGGCCACCACGGCCGCGAGGCGATCGACAAGATCGCCGGGATCATCCGGGCCTCGCACCCGACCTTCGCCTATACCGAGACCTCGCCGGCCCAGGCCAGCCACGACGCCGGCCGCCTGTCGTGGGTCTCGGGCCCGGCCGGCGAGCCGCCGCGCTACGCGGGCCACGACTTCATCCTGGTCCGAGACGGCAGGATCGCGGCGATCTACGTGTTCCTGGATGGGGAGGGGTAG
- a CDS encoding glutathione S-transferase — protein MKIHDIPGFPNPLRVRIALAEKGLSDQVQFVKVDLPAAENREAAFLAKNPTGTVPVLELDDGLFIGECTAITEYIDNLDGQPTLTGRTAREKAVIHMMQSRAESELIDPIGDYFHHATPGLSPALQAHKSPDWAGREDFGRRRRVKAEAGMRYFDGVLRDQPYVAGDQFSMADITVLEGLVFAGFAQIPVPAECTALTAWRARVEQRPSVQNPA, from the coding sequence ATGAAAATCCACGACATCCCCGGTTTCCCGAACCCGCTGCGCGTCCGCATCGCCCTGGCCGAGAAGGGCCTGAGCGACCAGGTCCAGTTCGTGAAGGTCGATCTGCCCGCCGCCGAGAACCGCGAGGCCGCCTTTCTGGCCAAGAATCCGACCGGGACGGTGCCGGTCCTCGAGCTGGACGACGGCCTGTTCATCGGCGAGTGCACGGCCATCACCGAGTACATCGACAATCTCGACGGCCAGCCGACCCTGACGGGCCGTACGGCGCGCGAGAAGGCGGTGATCCACATGATGCAGAGCCGCGCGGAGTCGGAGCTGATCGACCCGATCGGCGACTATTTCCACCACGCCACCCCGGGCCTGAGCCCCGCGCTCCAGGCCCACAAGTCGCCCGACTGGGCCGGCCGCGAGGACTTCGGCCGCCGTCGCCGCGTGAAGGCCGAGGCAGGCATGCGCTATTTCGACGGCGTGCTGCGCGACCAGCCCTATGTGGCCGGCGACCAGTTCTCGATGGCCGACATCACCGTGCTGGAAGGTCTGGTCTTCGCCGGCTTCGCCCAGATCCCCGTCCCGGCGGAATGCACCGCCCTGACCGCCTGGCGGGCGCGGGTGGAGCAGCGGCCGAGCGTCCAGAACCCGGCTTAG
- a CDS encoding LysR substrate-binding domain-containing protein has product MAVDLNDYVLFAEVVAHGGFAAAGRALRQPKSTLSRRIASLEARLGVRLIERSTRRFRVTEVGQAFHERCRLLMLDAQQADAVVAEALSEPHGLVRCSCPVGLIEALSPTFQAYMARYPKVRLQVVAIDRPVDLIAERIDLAVRVRLTLDTDAALTMRTLGRSTRILVADPRLAMRCAGQPLAALAGLPTLSPTDQIGELEWELVDAEGEARSVKHTPRMTCGDFGALRDAAAAGLGVAFLPDHACRELLEAGRLVRVFPDWSSRAGIVHAVFTTRRGLPPAVRALIDQLAEAFRRGGITE; this is encoded by the coding sequence GTGGCGGTTGACCTCAACGACTACGTCCTGTTCGCCGAGGTGGTGGCGCACGGCGGCTTCGCGGCGGCGGGGCGGGCCCTGCGCCAGCCGAAGTCGACTTTGAGCCGCCGGATCGCGAGCCTGGAGGCGCGGCTGGGCGTGCGGCTGATCGAGCGCTCGACCCGCCGGTTCCGGGTCACCGAGGTCGGCCAGGCCTTTCACGAGCGCTGTCGCCTCCTGATGCTGGACGCCCAGCAGGCCGACGCCGTGGTGGCCGAGGCGCTGAGCGAGCCGCACGGCCTGGTCCGCTGCAGCTGTCCGGTCGGGCTGATTGAGGCGCTGTCGCCGACCTTCCAGGCCTATATGGCGCGCTATCCCAAGGTGCGGCTGCAGGTGGTGGCCATCGACCGTCCCGTGGACTTGATCGCCGAGCGCATCGACCTGGCCGTCCGCGTGCGCCTGACCCTGGACACCGATGCGGCCCTGACCATGCGGACCCTGGGGCGCTCGACCCGGATCCTGGTGGCTGATCCGCGCCTGGCGATGCGCTGTGCTGGTCAGCCTCTGGCGGCCCTGGCCGGGCTGCCGACCCTCAGCCCCACCGACCAGATCGGCGAGCTGGAATGGGAGCTGGTGGACGCCGAGGGCGAGGCGCGGAGCGTCAAGCACACGCCGCGCATGACCTGCGGCGACTTCGGCGCCCTGCGCGACGCGGCGGCGGCCGGGCTGGGCGTGGCCTTCCTGCCCGACCATGCGTGCCGCGAGCTGCTGGAGGCCGGGCGCCTGGTGCGGGTGTTCCCGGACTGGAGCAGCCGGGCCGGCATCGTCCACGCGGTCTTCACCACCCGGCGCGGCCTGCCGCCGGCCGTCCGAGCCCTGATCGATCAGCTGGCCGAGGCGTTCCGGCGGGGCGGGATCACGGAGTAG
- a CDS encoding efflux RND transporter periplasmic adaptor subunit, with translation MEQLMWRTWLRASPILALGALFAAGTLAGCGDKPKAEEPIAPTPVEAARVAAPDATGAVTGAGTLERRREMALSFRIPGVLTAMRVEAGDRVQAGQAIAAIDPAGVDARQQQTTADLERARRDVERDKALFDKGYVSRQRIDDRTSALKAAQAAYDAARFDRRWASLVSPVSGVVLERRAQAGEVVAAGQVVARVADLSSPLVLRLPLAAREATRVRVGDVAKVTVEDLNGQTLAGRVTRVGEAADTRTGAILVEIELSAPPPALRSGQVAHATLQVRAAPGAAAAFTRIPAEAMLEASGQRGFVFRFDNGKARRTGVTFGGFDGDDALVAGLPDGTQVITAGAGFVADGEAVRVIDPTRLAAPSGR, from the coding sequence TTGGAACAGCTTATGTGGCGGACTTGGTTGCGGGCCTCGCCCATCCTTGCCCTGGGAGCGCTGTTCGCGGCGGGGACGCTGGCCGGTTGCGGCGACAAGCCCAAGGCCGAGGAACCGATCGCCCCGACGCCGGTCGAGGCCGCGCGCGTGGCCGCGCCGGACGCGACCGGCGCGGTCACCGGAGCCGGCACGCTGGAGCGCCGCCGCGAGATGGCGCTGTCGTTCCGCATCCCCGGCGTGCTGACGGCGATGCGGGTCGAGGCCGGCGACCGCGTCCAGGCCGGTCAGGCCATCGCCGCCATCGATCCGGCCGGTGTCGACGCCCGCCAGCAGCAGACCACCGCCGACCTGGAGCGGGCCCGCCGCGACGTCGAGCGCGACAAGGCCCTGTTCGACAAGGGCTATGTCAGCCGCCAGCGCATCGACGACCGGACCAGCGCCCTGAAGGCCGCCCAGGCGGCCTATGACGCCGCCCGCTTCGACCGCCGCTGGGCCAGCCTGGTCTCGCCGGTCTCTGGCGTGGTGCTGGAGCGCCGGGCCCAGGCGGGCGAAGTCGTGGCCGCCGGCCAGGTGGTGGCGCGGGTCGCCGACCTGTCCAGCCCGCTGGTCCTGCGCCTGCCCCTGGCCGCCCGCGAGGCGACGCGCGTGCGGGTCGGCGACGTCGCCAAGGTCACGGTCGAGGACCTGAACGGTCAGACCCTGGCCGGCCGCGTCACCCGCGTCGGCGAGGCCGCCGACACCCGCACCGGCGCCATCCTGGTCGAGATCGAGCTGTCGGCTCCGCCGCCCGCCCTGCGCAGCGGCCAGGTGGCGCACGCCACCCTGCAAGTCCGCGCCGCGCCGGGCGCAGCCGCCGCCTTCACCCGCATCCCGGCCGAGGCGATGCTGGAAGCCAGCGGCCAGCGCGGCTTCGTCTTCCGCTTCGACAACGGCAAGGCCCGCCGCACGGGCGTGACCTTCGGCGGCTTCGACGGCGACGACGCCCTGGTCGCGGGCTTGCCGGACGGGACCCAGGTGATCACCGCCGGGGCCGGCTTCGTCGCCGACGGCGAGGCCGTGCGGGTCATCGATCCCACGCGGCTCGCCGCGCCCTCGGGTCGCTAG
- a CDS encoding metal-dependent hydrolase family protein: MIVALLLAAQVSYVHAGKLVDPQAGQMLTDQMIRIEGEKITSVTSWKAAPKDGPVVDWSKLTVLPGLIDMHTHLVDEEQSENIAQPLLRSAAEQAYIGAAHARTTLMAGFTSVRDVGAWRAFSDVALRDAIDQGFVPGPRMSVAGAYVTAPGGGGEITGLAPDVVIPAEMRRGVVEDAADVHRKVRDLLVHGADFIKLIATGAVLTEGTEPGQLELSEDEIRAAVEEAAKRGTYATAHAHGAEGIKTAVRAGVRSIEHGSLIDDEGIALMKAKGAFLVADIYNGDFIDTYGREHHWPDGMIRKNRETTDAQREGFRKAVKAGVKIAYGTDAGVYPHGWNARQMPYMVRYGMTPMQAIQSATTVAAELMGKTGQVGCDAGGCFADLIAVAGDPLADVSTLTRVSKVMKGGVVVKNEP, from the coding sequence ATGATCGTCGCCCTGCTGCTCGCGGCTCAGGTCTCCTACGTCCACGCCGGCAAGCTGGTCGATCCCCAGGCTGGTCAGATGCTGACCGATCAGATGATCCGTATCGAGGGCGAGAAGATCACCTCGGTCACGTCCTGGAAGGCCGCTCCCAAGGACGGCCCCGTCGTCGACTGGAGCAAGCTCACGGTCCTGCCCGGCCTGATCGACATGCACACTCACCTGGTCGACGAGGAGCAGAGCGAGAACATCGCCCAGCCCCTGCTGCGCAGCGCCGCCGAGCAGGCCTATATCGGCGCGGCCCATGCCCGGACGACCCTGATGGCCGGCTTCACCAGCGTCCGCGACGTCGGCGCCTGGCGGGCGTTCAGCGACGTGGCCCTGCGCGACGCGATTGACCAGGGCTTCGTGCCCGGACCGCGGATGTCGGTGGCCGGCGCCTATGTCACCGCGCCCGGCGGGGGCGGCGAGATCACCGGCCTCGCGCCCGACGTCGTGATCCCCGCCGAGATGCGGCGCGGCGTCGTCGAGGACGCCGCCGACGTGCATCGCAAGGTCCGCGACCTGCTGGTCCACGGCGCCGACTTCATCAAGCTGATCGCCACCGGCGCGGTGCTGACCGAGGGCACCGAGCCGGGCCAGCTGGAGCTGTCGGAAGACGAGATCCGGGCCGCCGTCGAGGAGGCCGCCAAACGCGGGACCTACGCCACCGCCCACGCCCACGGGGCCGAGGGGATCAAGACCGCCGTCCGCGCCGGGGTGCGCTCGATCGAGCACGGCTCGCTGATCGACGACGAGGGGATCGCCTTGATGAAGGCCAAGGGCGCGTTCCTGGTGGCCGACATCTACAACGGCGACTTCATCGACACCTACGGCCGCGAGCATCACTGGCCCGACGGCATGATCCGCAAGAACCGCGAGACCACCGACGCCCAGCGCGAGGGCTTCCGCAAGGCGGTGAAGGCGGGGGTGAAGATCGCCTACGGCACCGACGCGGGCGTCTATCCGCACGGCTGGAACGCGCGCCAGATGCCCTACATGGTCAGGTACGGCATGACGCCGATGCAGGCGATCCAGTCGGCGACCACCGTGGCGGCCGAGCTGATGGGCAAGACCGGCCAGGTCGGCTGCGACGCCGGCGGCTGCTTCGCCGACCTGATCGCGGTGGCGGGCGATCCGCTGGCGGACGTCTCGACGCTGACCCGCGTCTCGAAGGTGATGAAGGGCGGGGTCGTGGTTAAGAACGAACCGTGA
- a CDS encoding TetR/AcrR family transcriptional regulator, with amino-acid sequence MVSPPRAAFTREAPDVRRQALVAAAETVLAREGVGGTSVRTICAEAGVSPGLLRHYFEGVDELIASAYEAVGQRIDAALDAALDAAGPAPRARLLAYLTASFAPPVLDPRLLAAWIGFWSLVKTKPRMAAIHAASYADFRARLEGLLKAAGARETRLAAIALTATVDGLWLELCLDPTTFGPDEAARIIARALEGWLPSRSSGD; translated from the coding sequence CTGGTGAGCCCGCCGCGCGCCGCCTTCACCCGCGAAGCCCCCGACGTCCGCCGCCAGGCGCTGGTGGCCGCCGCCGAGACCGTGCTGGCCCGCGAAGGCGTCGGCGGAACTAGCGTGCGGACCATCTGCGCCGAGGCCGGCGTCTCGCCCGGCCTGCTGCGGCACTATTTCGAGGGCGTCGACGAGCTGATCGCCTCGGCCTACGAGGCCGTCGGCCAGCGGATCGACGCGGCCCTGGACGCGGCCCTGGACGCCGCCGGCCCGGCGCCCCGCGCGCGGCTGCTGGCCTACCTCACCGCCAGCTTCGCCCCGCCGGTGCTGGATCCGCGCCTGCTGGCCGCCTGGATCGGCTTCTGGAGCCTGGTCAAGACCAAGCCGCGCATGGCCGCGATCCACGCGGCGTCGTACGCAGACTTCCGGGCGCGGCTGGAAGGGTTGCTGAAGGCGGCCGGCGCGCGCGAGACGCGCCTGGCGGCCATCGCCCTGACGGCGACGGTGGATGGACTGTGGCTGGAGCTGTGCCTGGATCCGACGACCTTCGGCCCGGACGAGGCGGCGCGGATCATCGCCCGCGCGCTGGAGGGATGGCTGCCCTCGAGATCTTCTGGGGACTGA